aaggggggggggggggggagtcgccTGAGGCGCAGGCTACGGGGAAGGGGGGAGCCGCCTGAGGCACGGGctacgggggaaggggggggggctacgggggaaagggggggggggctacgggggaaagggggggggggctcacagcTCCGCTGCTCTTTAACGGACAAAGATTTCATTAACTAATGAAAAAACACACCCGCCATAAAAGACAACAATCACATGAAGCCTCCACTTCCCCCGGTGCCCTGCGTTACTTCCGGCGCAGGCTGATGAGGCGGGTCACGTGTTTCCTGTTAACAATTTCTGTAACAGCTTAGccgtattcagcaattccagcaacctcattggttgtttgggttggctgcttcaacctgattggttgtttgggttggctgcttcaacctgattggttgtttgggttggctgcttcaacctgattggttgttagggctgAGCTGTTACAGAAATTGTTAATATGCATGCGATGAGGTTTTTGTCACTGGAAAGTATAAACGATCGTCATACTTTAGCCCCGCCCTATGTTGTAAGAGCCAATCAGATGGAAGAAGGTCACGCAGAGGGCGTGTCTTGGCGGTTGGGGCAGCGTGGAGAGCGCGGGACAGTGAGGTGAGCTacgcatattaacatcttcatcagcacGCGCTACACATTGACCGCTATCATTTATGTCGCCTTGTGATGACGTCAGAAGGTTTGTAACGTTATATTCAGCTGTGCTGCCAGCAGTTGTCACGTGACTGCCGTGCTGTTGTAGTCTCCTAAAAGTAGAAATAAAGCTGAAAAAATCATTTTCCACAATTTGGGATTTGGATCGGGACCGCCGCTCCGTGaccggggggaggaggggggaatcGGGACCGCCGCTCCGTGaccggggggaggaggggggaatcGGGACCGCCGCTCCGTGACCGGAGGAGGGGGGGAATCGGGACCGCCGCTCCGTGACCGGAGGAGGGGGGGAATCGGGACCGCCGCTCCGTGAccggagggaggaggggggaattGGGACCGCCACTCCGTGACCGGAGGAGGGGGGAATTGGGACCGCCACTCCGTGACCGGAGGAGGGGGGAATCGGGACCGCCGCTCCGTGACCGAAGGAGGGGGGAATCGGGACCGCCGCTCCGTGAccggggtggggggaggagggggaatcgGGACCGCCGCTCCGTGAccggagggaggaggggggaattGGGACCGCCGCTCCGTGACCGGAGGAGGGGGGAATCGGGACCGCCGCTCCGTGACCGAAGGAGGGGGGAATCGGGACCGCCGCTCCGTGAccggggtggggggaggagggggaatcgGGACCGCCGCTCCGTGAccggagggaggaggggggaattGGGACCGCCACTCCGTGACCTCAATCAGACATTGTATCACCAATCCTGAGGTTTTGTAATTCCCGCCCACATTGTGGGACCACCGTGTCGGCAGTTGGGTCacgatgggagttgtagtgtaaCAGTTTCTTCCCCTCCAGCAGAATGGGACGCTCCGCCATAAAACGCGTCTGCAAGAAAGTGTCAAAGAAGGAGCCAGCGTCCCCGAGCAAAACGCCTGCGGGCAAGAACAAAGGTAAGACGGCGGAGACAAGAGTGAGGGGCGGCCATGTGGTCTGGTAATAACTGGGAATTTAACATGTACCCCTTACAGACCCCTCCCCCGATCCTGCTCCGCACCACACGTTCACCTCCGAGGAGACAGAGACACTCAGGAAGGAGCTCCTCACCTGGTATGACCGATGTAAACGAGACCTGCCATGGCGGAGACTGGTACGATGTCACAGGGCTCTCATATGCCTCCCACTAGCATTCAAGAAAGTCCATTCTTACAAGTAGCTCCAAACAGAGATCATCAgtgtctgtattatactccagagctgcgctcactattctgctggtggagtcactgtgtacatacattacttatcctgtactgatcctgagttacatcctgtattataccccagagctgcactcactattctgctggtggagtcactgtgtacatacattacttatcctgtactgctcctgagttacatcctgtattatactccagagctgcactcactattctgctggtggagtcactgtgtacatacattacttatcctgtactgctcctgagttacatcctgtattataccccagagctgcactcagtattctgggtATTATTAATGGTTAGTCAGCCCCTAATAACTTAGCTTAGCTTCCACACTACAGGAGGGCAGATAGTTTTCCCTAAATCCCCAGACCAAGTTTGCTCCATATCTTGAACAAGTGGTTTTAGCTGTGGACTAGATAGCaggaagtgcagctctggagtataatgcagcacTTGGTCGGAGTTTCTGTCACTGCAGATGATAGAAGGAATCTCTCTGTATTTCAGGCCGCTGCAGAAATGGATGCGAACCGCCGAGCGTATTCAGGTAACTCTGCACAATGAAATGTTTGTGTTAAAGGGACAGTAGAGCTGAATACAAACTGTTGCTCTCTGTTATCAACCATTTCAGACGGGGAAAGACCTGACTGTTATGACTGTTCATCGATGGGATGAGTAAAAGGAGGTGCCGAATCCTCCCTGCCCACTATCACTGCTTTACCTCCCATATCTCCAGTGCTGAGAACTTTCTAtacatgtgatatcagccgctcctcttataacactccagtactgatatcacatatatgatgtctctggaggttaaatcagtactggagcgttataagaggagcagctgatatcacatactgtatatgatgtctctggaggttatatcagtactggagcgttataagatgagcggctgatatcacatatatgatttcTCTGGAGGTTAAAAGAggagctgatatcacatatatgtctcttgaggttatatcagtactggagtgttataagagggacggctgatatcacatatatgatgtctgggggttatatcagccggccctcttataacactccagtactgatataacctccacagacatcatatatgtgatatcagccgctcctcttataatgctccagtactgatataacctcaagagacatatatgtgatatcagctccTCTtttaacctccagagacatcatatatgcaatatcagcagctcctcttataacactccagcactgatataacctcaagagacatatatgtgatatcagctccTCTTTTAACCTCCAGAgaaatcatatatgtgatatcagccgctcatcttataacgctccagtactgatataacctccagagacatcatatacagtatgtgatatcagctgctcctcttataacgctccagtactgatttaacctccagagacatcatatatgtgatatcagcggctcatcttataacgctccagtaccgaTATAGCCTCCTGGCTGGGAGTGTTACCGGCCCTTTTATATTACAGCCCCCCTAATTTATCACTCCAGCCTCCTGTAATAACTCTGTTTCTCCGTCTCCTTAGTCTGGGTGTCGGAGGTGATGCTGCAGCAGACTCAGGTGTCTACGGTCATCGACTACTACACCAAGTGGATGAAGGTGCCGGGACCTTTGGGGTGGGGATGGGGGGATCACGGACAAGGAACGATTCTTATCTGCTAacattgtctcctgcagacaTGGCCGACGGTTGAGGATCTGGCGGCGGCGTCCTTGGAGGTAGGGGATGTCATTCTTGGTGTATCGGTGCACGGACTGACTGTGACTtggtgcgatgctctgcaggatcccccagctttcccaggctcctgcagGGCAGATCTACCCAGCGGAGCAGGATGCCTCATAGCTGGagttcaggaaagctgggtgacacccAAGTGGGAGTTGAGGGCGACTTCTGTGGACTGGGGACTTTTGGCTGAAGGGGGATGGGCGCTTTAACTATTTGTGTGCCGCAGTAACGATTCTGACTGCCATGTCGCTGTGCTCCCCCAGGAGGTGAACGAGAAGTGGTCCGGGCTGGGGTATTACTCCCGGGGTCGGCGGCTTCAGGAAGGCGCCCAGAAGGTGGGTAGCAGTCGTCACCCTAATTTAACCCTTTATGTACCTGTGACTGGCTTGCTCCACGATAAATGACATTGAGGCTCCTCCCACCTACAGGTTGTGCGGGATTTGGGGGGTCAGATGCCTCGCACTGCAGAAGCCTTACAGAAACTGCTGCCGGGGGTGGGCAGATACACGGCCGGCGCGGTGGCTTCTATCTCCTACGGGCAGGTAAACGTGGCACAGGTTACCCCGGCACTATGGCCGCCATGAACGTGCAAGAAGACGCAGGCTGCTTTGTTTTCCATTAGGTTACGGGCGTCGTAGACGGAAACGTCATCCGAGTTCTCTGTCGGCTGCGACGCATCGGCGCTGACTGCACCTCGCCGCCCGTCGCTGATGCTCTCTGGTGAGTTCTGTGCAAACTTCTGCAACTTTTTAGTAAAGCCGATGTTTGACTTCatctttttcaagatctctgcttgctgttagtgaaaGGAAATATTATTTATATCCAAAGGCTGAAATTTCTGCTCACACagcagttacaatgtatcagtgttggTGGCGCTCTCGCACTCCAGGCTTCATGAATATactgtaacgaaccctcagctgtgtgagctgCACGGCGGCCGGACTAGATGAGATTTCTTTCTACTGCCAGCAAGCTCTGATAAAAGTCCCAGAACGTTCGTAGATTGCGGTTCAAGACGAAACCGTAACGGGAATCGCTGTTCTATCCTTTCAGGAATTTGGCGAATGATTTAGTCGATCCGGATCGACCGGGAGATTTTAACCAGGCGATGATGGAGCTCGGCGCGACGGTCTGCACGCCAAAGAGAGCGCTGTGTGGTGAATGCCCCCTGCAGAGCCTGTGCCGGGCGTACAAGAAGGTGAGGTGACAGCCAGCGCACTGAAGAGTGATGTCACTGAGTGATGACCTCATCCATTGCCCTCAGCGGCCCTGGTAAAGGGGCGCTCCGCTTCACcacacttttacatgggacgatctgtTGGGCGCAAATGTCTGACGGGCCGTCCCAGCGATTACACTGAAGGTTGTGCACTTGTGGGGAACAATGTGATCGGATCGCCGTTATATAGATACAACAAATCCAGTCGGCGCGCCGTTACCCTGCCGAATAACAAGAGTAACACAAGGGATTGTGCAACTATCCCGCAGTCACTGTTACAGGCAGCGCTgcctgaacactataagggtaggtttatgtcaCATATAGGGGATGTCGCCACGTGGTGTAAACACTGCGATCCTCCAGCAGTAAGTCGTAAGTAGTGAGCGGTTTATACCGGCCGTTGGGTGGACGGaacaaaagaatctaaatcataaaacaaaatccATGTttagtatcgccgcgtccgtaagagtccgatctatcagagtaacgcattatttaccccgcagggtgaacgtcataaaaaaaattacgAACCCCAGAAATGCGCTCCGTTGGTcatcttgtctccaagaaaaaatgtaataaaaagagaaCAAAAAGTCGCACATTTTCCAGGATGGTGCGACGGCAAACTAGAGGGATGAGCCCCGGCGAGGGATGAGCCCCGGCGAGGGATGAGCCCCGGCGAGGGATGAGCCCCGGCGAGGGATGAGCCCGGCGAGGGATGAGCCCGGCGAGGGATGAGCCCGGCACAACTATGGGGACGGAAAAGGAAAAAAGGGATTGTGCgcagaagacggcggcagaaaacAATAAAATACAAGCCGTACAGCAAAAACCAAAACTGCTCCCGTTTGTCTCCTGTGATCGAACCGCAGAGTAAAGATATCGGGTCGTTTGTGCAGCGGGGAAATAAGACGCGACTaacgatggcggaatgtcgtttgttTGTACTTGTTTCTCCAGCCGTTATATAGCACCACGGACTGACACGACTCGCCCCGCAAACAACAAGCCGCCCTCCAGCGAGGGGCACAGAGGAGTTACCATATTCATAAacggaaaaaaaaggtttggtcactaaggggttaaataacttgaagaTGAGCGGCGCGCCTATTAATCAGCGGCGCCCGCGGGGTCTGCGGGATTTAAGGTTACAGAAACAAATCAGTTCCCTTTTTAAGGTTCGTTGCACCGTGTGAGCGGTCCGCGCTTTACACAAGAACAAGCGTCGCTCAGTGAAGAGGCGGAGCCACAAGATCGTCCCCGCCCACCTGCCTGTGACCCCGATAAGtgaccgactgcctgtttacacggctgaTGCATGCAGACTGAACGACCAACAggaagtgaatgaattctcgttCGTCGATCCGTAGGGGCAGCACTTACACCGGACGATAGCGTCCCGCCGGGTGCAGAAATCAGAACGATCTAGCGTCCCGCATAGAAGGGGCCCTCAGAAAACCCTTTCTGAAAGAAGGTTCTAGTAGAAAGTGTTTGATCTCCCTGCAGCGCCCCCAGAGGGGTAGTGAAGAATTACACATCTGCCATTGGTATAAATGTGCGCTtatgttgggtcctccagagctCACAGGGTGATGGGGGGCATCCTGAACTGAAGACCCCCCAATAGGGTGGATGACGGGGGATGTGTAACCGGCGTTGTGTCTTGCAGGTGGAGCTCGAGTCTGCGTCCTCCATCAGGAACCTTGTGGACAGAAGAGCTGACGCTCCGATCGGCTCCGACATCGAGGATTGTGGTGAGTGCAGAGCAGTTAGCCGTTCGGCATCTGATGGAGCAACaggcttaaccccttcatgacggcGCCAGTCTTATTTTTTTATCGTGACCTATTTCTGCGCGGCGGCCGGAGCGCTCGCTGTTCGTGGCCGCGAGTCGCAGTCTTCAGGGATACTATGTAATGGACCGAAAAACTACAACATTTCAAGTCCATATTTTTAAGGCAGCGCAGCGAAACTGACGGAACCGTCCctttataaggggggggggggggtgctgtatTACTGAAAAATAAGGTATCTTTGGGGGAAAAACGTATTCTGGGCACCAGGATTTAATATTTTCaatcgctatatatatatattttttgtgggacgtcctgtagtttttcTTGGTCTTATTTTTTTGGAGTAAATAagagtttttgatcactttttattacattttttccttgGAGGCGGGCTGTTTGTTGCTGCCGCTCTTCCCCGTGCGCGGTAAATAATTTGttacttttatggatgcggcaatttatttattttttattcttaatctggaaaaatgtttttttcttttaaccttttttattttttctaattattacattttttacccCTTTTCACACCCGGTCCCcgcagggaacttgaacttgtgctttgattgctcatacagtataatgcaatgccaTGGTACTGCAGTATATCACATTCTGGGCATCGGCCATGGCAGCTCTGGGGACCTACAGACCATAACTGAatggcaccttgcaatctcaGGACCCCCAGATGTCAACGGGGACATTTAAGCGGTTAACAGCCGTGATCGGCGGTCACACTGTCAGCCGTCAAGAAGTTAGAAAGCCGCCATCACTTAGTCTGAGAGGTTTGATGCCCCTATGGGAAAGCCTTATACTGGTGCGAAGTCCAGTCCTGTGCTGCATCGCgtgtataaccccccccccccgataactCTGCTGTATTACGCGCCCCACTTCtgtgactgatacattgtaacagagcTGTTTATCAGCAGCCACCGCCTCCTGTTCCCTCTGCATGCAGCCCAGTGACCGTTGGGACGGCAGCCTCGGAGTGGCCAACTACCCGCGCAAATCTGCAAAGAAGCCAGCAAGGGAGGAGCAGACCGTGACCTGCGTGTGGGAGAGGCCCGGCGAGCAGGGGGCCGCCGAATACCTACTGCTGCAGAGACCCCAGAAAGGTGATACACTGTGACATCACGCTATATACAATGCATCGCTCCCTCGCTGACCGCCGTATCCACTTACCACCCTGCGCAGGGCTGCTGGCTGGGATGTGGGAATTTCCCAGCATGCTCTTGGAGAAGGCATGCACCATGAAGGAACGGGAGGATATTCTGTGCGGCCGCCTCCAGGAAGTCAGCGGCTGTGAGGTATCGGTGAAGGATCTGCAGTTTGTAGGGGAGGTAAGACGTCCGTTAACCACGTAGATGCTGCAGCAAGTAAGTAGTGGGATGGAGACTCGGGGGGCTGCAGTACCCTAGTAGTTGCTCTGGGGCTCCTGAACCCCACTGCAGACCCCTACGACATCACACTGCAGAACGTGGACACCGTGGTCACGTGACGTCAGTACTCAGTGTCGCTGACTCGCCCGCCCCGCTTAGGCCGCACCCTAACCTAATGCCGTAGTAGCATAACGCCAAGTGTAATTTACACCTAGTAGGCTGCATGCGCTGGACGAGGCGGAGGTGATCACATGCTGCAGGGCAGCAAGGAAGTGACCTCACTAGTTAGCGGAAAACGCCCCTTTCTGATGACCTCACAGTCTTGCCTGCATGTCACTGAATGGCATCAGCACAGCGCAAACTGACTGCCTCCTCCAGAACCGACCTCGGGAAAGCCGGCCGTAGACTATAGATGTCGCTCCTAAGGTGCCCCATACAGCATTaatgcccccacacagtaatggCGCCCCCCAGGGGTGGGGGTGAAGTGACATGAAGATGGCGGTGATGTCAGTAATCGCTCCTTCCTCCTGACAGGTCATCCACATCTTCTCTCATATCAACCAGACCTACCTCGTCTACTTCCTGCACGGCATCGCCATGAAGGAGGCGGAGCGTTCAGCGCTGCGCTGGGTCACCAGGAGACAGTTTATGGAGTCCGCCATCCCTACTGCCATGAAAAAGGTAAACGCCCCAACATTCTGCTGCTTCCTGTTCTTCAGACATCTGCATTGTGGGGGGTCAGATAGCGCTGCCCACAGGCCGGATCTAGCCCGTCGGCCACGCTTAAAGTGGTTATCCAAGCAGGGCCTGCTGTAATGCACCAGGACTGGAGCAGAAGCTGTGGCTCCAACCACTGAGTAGTggacggtgcttgtaactgcaggcacagctctcattaaaattagtAGGACCGCTTCTTGCAATTCCGAATGCCGGCCGCTACACAGTGTTTGGACATCGGCTTCCGCTCTGATCCAGGCGTATCTGGGTGGGCGCTGCCTCTACTCACCCCGTCTGTGGCCGCTGGGGTTAgcggtcaggggtcacagactcagcagcaaCCACCGCCATCGCCGGATCGGTGCTGCAGGTGGCGTACATGTAAAGCCTGTAAGGGATTACTATGtgagtcactactactactggggccaatatagaggatactattattactggggccattgtgggcgtcactgctactactggggccaatataggggacactgttactactggggccaatacaggggacacccttactactggggccactatctgtgtcactattactactggggccattgtgggcgtcactgctactactggggccactatctgtgtcactattactattggggccactatctgtgtcactattactactggggccaatatagaggatactattattactggggccattgtgggggtaactattactactgggggaactaacagggtcactattactactggggccactctgggtgtCCCTGGTTCTACTGGGTCCAGCGCtatgcctggtatgcagtgaggAGGCTGTAACGCTCCCCTGAGCCCCTGCCGCGGCCGCTTCAGACAGCTCATCGGTGGGGGCCCAGAGCAGCAGACCCCCCAGATCTGAGGATAGATCATTGGTCCTGGAAAGTCCcttagggctccggcacacttgcgtttttcttgcgcggttTCTTCACGCGATTGTCGATGGGACCTACTAATgttaaacgcatcgcacaaaaatagcgcaGCGCCGacctgcgatgtgtttttaacataagaaattcccattgacaatcccgtaaaaaaacgctgtgatatcgcagcgttaaaaaaaaaaacgcaagtgggtgtgagccctttaagagctgataacagggaacagtaGATGAAACTCATCTGTCCTACAGTCAACCTCTTCccagcctaagggcgagcacccactggcgtttttttacctgcgttttgcgttttgcgtttttcctgcacaggcatagagataacatgtgttcctgtccactggcgttttttttttgcgttgcgtttgcgtttttaacataggaactgtcagttgcatatgtgtccttatttttctcctaatgcacccatgaatgtcaatggaaattaacggaaaagccgcgaaaaacgcgcggaaaaaacgctgcgtttttttcccgcggagaacgcaaacgccagtgggtgctcgccctaaggcctgtgtcacacagaTTCCTCAATTCAAACCGGGTAGTGTGAGACCGGTCTaatagctgataacagggagcaatagattgtCGTCCCCTATCCTACAAGGAGTCTCTTCCCTGcctaatggctgataacagggagcattAGAGTTTAGTCAGCTTCTTCCTAGTTTCTAATTGCTGATAACGGGGAGTAATATAGACTATATTTTCCCTGCCCTACAGTCAGTccaataacagctgataacagggagtaatagattGTATTACCTTTCCTAGCCTAATGGCTGATAGCAGAGAGCACTAGCTGTAAGCACATGtcgctccctgcattcctttccTCTGAGCCCGATGATCTCATTTCTGCCTTCCAGATTCTGCAGCTGTGTGACGGTCAGCGGATGCTCTGCGGAGGGGCGGAGCCGGTGAGTGATTGGACGCGCGCTGACCCCGCCCCTTCTGTGTTATCCGGCTTTTATGACGTCTGTTCTTTCTCTTTCAGCCTAGAAAGAGGAAAAAGGATAGAAGTGACGGGCAGcgagacagcaagcagaggtctatAGACAGCTTCTTCAGGAA
Above is a window of Eleutherodactylus coqui strain aEleCoq1 chromosome 3, aEleCoq1.hap1, whole genome shotgun sequence DNA encoding:
- the MUTYH gene encoding adenine DNA glycosylase isoform X4, translated to MEEGHAEGVSWRLGQRGERGTVRMGRSAIKRVCKKVSKKEPASPSKTPAGKNKDPSPDPAPHHTFTSEETETLRKELLTWYDRCKRDLPWRRLAAAEMDANRRAYSVWVSEVMLQQTQVSTVIDYYTKWMKTWPTVEDLAAASLEEVNEKWSGLGYYSRGRRLQEGAQKVVRDLGGQMPRTAEALQKLLPGVGRYTAGAVASISYGQVTGVVDGNVIRVLCRLRRIGADCTSPPVADALWNLANDLVDPDRPGDFNQAMMELGATVCTPKRALCGECPLQSLCRAYKKVELESASSIRNLVDRRADAPIGSDIEDCAATASCSLCMQPSDRWDGSLGVANYPRKSAKKPAREEQTVTCVWERPGEQGAAEYLLLQRPQKGLLAGMWEFPSMLLEKACTMKEREDILCGRLQEVSGCEVSVKDLQFVGEVIHIFSHINQTYLVYFLHGIAMKEAERSALRWVTRRQFMESAIPTAMKKILQLCDGQRMLCGGAEPPRKRKKDRSDGQRDSKQRSIDSFFRK
- the MUTYH gene encoding adenine DNA glycosylase isoform X5 yields the protein MSPCDDVRRMGRSAIKRVCKKVSKKEPASPSKTPAGKNKDPSPDPAPHHTFTSEETETLRKELLTWYDRCKRDLPWRRLAAAEMDANRRAYSVWVSEVMLQQTQVSTVIDYYTKWMKTWPTVEDLAAASLEEVNEKWSGLGYYSRGRRLQEGAQKVVRDLGGQMPRTAEALQKLLPGVGRYTAGAVASISYGQVTGVVDGNVIRVLCRLRRIGADCTSPPVADALWNLANDLVDPDRPGDFNQAMMELGATVCTPKRALCGECPLQSLCRAYKKVELESASSIRNLVDRRADAPIGSDIEDCAATASCSLCMQPSDRWDGSLGVANYPRKSAKKPAREEQTVTCVWERPGEQGAAEYLLLQRPQKGLLAGMWEFPSMLLEKACTMKEREDILCGRLQEVSGCEVSVKDLQFVGEVIHIFSHINQTYLVYFLHGIAMKEAERSALRWVTRRQFMESAIPTAMKKILQLCDGQRMLCGGAEPPRKRKKDRSDGQRDSKQRSIDSFFRK
- the MUTYH gene encoding adenine DNA glycosylase isoform X3, whose product is MGRSAIKRVCKKVSKKEPASPSKTPAGKNKDPSPDPAPHHTFTSEETETLRKELLTWYDRCKRDLPWRRLAAAEMDANRRAYSVWVSEVMLQQTQVSTVIDYYTKWMKTWPTVEDLAAASLEEVNEKWSGLGYYSRGRRLQEGAQKVVRDLGGQMPRTAEALQKLLPGVGRYTAGAVASISYGQVTGVVDGNVIRVLCRLRRIGADCTSPPVADALWNLANDLVDPDRPGDFNQAMMELGATVCTPKRALCGECPLQSLCRAYKKVELESASSIRNLVDRRADAPIGSDIEDCATASCSLCMQPSDRWDGSLGVANYPRKSAKKPAREEQTVTCVWERPGEQGAAEYLLLQRPQKGLLAGMWEFPSMLLEKACTMKEREDILCGRLQEVSGCEVSVKDLQFVGEVIHIFSHINQTYLVYFLHGIAMKEAERSALRWVTRRQFMESAIPTAMKKILQLCDGQRMLCGGAEPPRKRKKDRSDGQRDSKQRSIDSFFRK
- the MUTYH gene encoding adenine DNA glycosylase isoform X2; the encoded protein is MGRSAIKRVCKKVSKKEPASPSKTPAGKNKDPSPDPAPHHTFTSEETETLRKELLTWYDRCKRDLPWRRLAAAEMDANRRAYSVWVSEVMLQQTQVSTVIDYYTKWMKTWPTVEDLAAASLEEVNEKWSGLGYYSRGRRLQEGAQKVVRDLGGQMPRTAEALQKLLPGVGRYTAGAVASISYGQVTGVVDGNVIRVLCRLRRIGADCTSPPVADALWNLANDLVDPDRPGDFNQAMMELGATVCTPKRALCGECPLQSLCRAYKKVELESASSIRNLVDRRADAPIGSDIEDCAATASCSLCMQPSDRWDGSLGVANYPRKSAKKPAREEQTVTCVWERPGEQGAAEYLLLQRPQKGLLAGMWEFPSMLLEKACTMKEREDILCGRLQEVSGCEVSVKDLQFVGEVIHIFSHINQTYLVYFLHGIAMKEAERSALRWVTRRQFMESAIPTAMKKILQLCDGQRMLCGGAEPPRKRKKDRSDGQRDSKQRSIASFFRK
- the MUTYH gene encoding adenine DNA glycosylase isoform X1, yielding MGRSAIKRVCKKVSKKEPASPSKTPAGKNKDPSPDPAPHHTFTSEETETLRKELLTWYDRCKRDLPWRRLAAAEMDANRRAYSVWVSEVMLQQTQVSTVIDYYTKWMKTWPTVEDLAAASLEEVNEKWSGLGYYSRGRRLQEGAQKVVRDLGGQMPRTAEALQKLLPGVGRYTAGAVASISYGQVTGVVDGNVIRVLCRLRRIGADCTSPPVADALWNLANDLVDPDRPGDFNQAMMELGATVCTPKRALCGECPLQSLCRAYKKVELESASSIRNLVDRRADAPIGSDIEDCAATASCSLCMQPSDRWDGSLGVANYPRKSAKKPAREEQTVTCVWERPGEQGAAEYLLLQRPQKGLLAGMWEFPSMLLEKACTMKEREDILCGRLQEVSGCEVSVKDLQFVGEVIHIFSHINQTYLVYFLHGIAMKEAERSALRWVTRRQFMESAIPTAMKKILQLCDGQRMLCGGAEPPRKRKKDRSDGQRDSKQRSIDSFFRK